A window of the Scophthalmus maximus strain ysfricsl-2021 chromosome 8, ASM2237912v1, whole genome shotgun sequence genome harbors these coding sequences:
- the ubl5 gene encoding ubiquitin-like protein 5 — protein MIEVVCNDRLGKKVRVKCNPQDTIGDLKKLIAAQTGTRHDKIVLKKWYTIFKDHVSLGDYEIHDGMNLELYYQ, from the exons ATGATTGAGGTGGTTTGCAACGATCGTCTGGGCAAGAAAGTCCGGGTCAAGTGCAA CCCTCAGGATACCATTGGAGATCTGAAGAAGCTCATAGCCGCCCAGACGGGAACACGACACGACAAGATTGTATTAAAGAAATG GTATACCATATTCAAGGACCACGTGTCTCTGGGTGACT ATGAAATCCACGACGGGATGAACCTGGAGCTGTACTACCAGTAG
- the pin1 gene encoding peptidyl-prolyl cis-trans isomerase NIMA-interacting 1 — protein MADEENLPSGWEKRMSRSSGKVYYFNHITNASQWERPVGDGRGEPDKVRCSHLLVKHNQSRRPSSWRDQNITRNKDEALEFIQKYIEQIKSGEEKFEYLASQFSDCSSAKNGGDLGLFGRGQMQKPFEDASFALSVGDMSGPVFTDSGVHIILRTG, from the exons atggcAGACGAGGAGAACCTGCCGTCCGGATGGGAGAAGAGAATGAGCCGGAGTTCAG GCAAAGTGTACTACTTCAACCACATCACTAACGCGAGTCAGTGGGAACGTCCAGTAGGAGACGGCCGTGGAGAACCAGACAAG gtcCGCTGCTCTCACCTCCTGGTGAAGCATAATCAGTCACGTCGACCGTCTTCCTGGAGGGATCAAAATATCACACGAAATAAAGACGAGGCCCTGGAATTCATTCAGA AGTACATAGAACAGATCAAGTCTGGGGAGGAGAAGTTCGAGTATCTGGCTTCTCAGTTCAGCGACTGCAGCTCGGCCAAGAACGGTGGCGATCTGGGACTGTTTGGCCGAG GTCAGATGCAGAAGCCTTTTGAAGACGCGTCCTTCGCTCTCAGTGTGGGCGACATGAGCGGTCCTGTTTTTACTGACTCTGGGGTCCACATCATCCTTCGTACCGGCTGA